In Patescibacteria group bacterium, the sequence GTTTCGTTGCTCGGTGTTTTTATACGCCGTAAAGAGCTTGTTATATTCCGTATCACCAAGCAAATGTTTGGTTGAATCGTCCTTTATTGCCTCAACAGATGGCTTAAATTTGTCTTTATCGTAATTTGGGATAGAAAGAGTGTTTTTAATATCCCTTGCTTTTTGGGTAAAAGCAGTTTCGAGCCCGTTTTCCAGCTCAATTTTCTTGTCGGAAAGTTTTGCTTTTTCGTCATTAAACGTTTTTTGGTCGACTTGCAATTTTCCCAATTGTTCTTGAAGCTCAATATTTTCTTTGCCGATAGAAAAGAAAATCGGCTCAATTCCTTCGTCATCTTGGGAATACCACTTCAAATTTTTCAAAATAAAATCCGTGTTAAAAACACGAACATGAGGCAGGGTCGAGAGATCCTTGTCATTATATTTTTTACTTGGATTTTGATTATCCTCTAATTCAAACTCGGCATTTGGATAATCAACGTGTTTTTCGCCTAGCTCAAAACATCGAAACAATCGGGAAATAGTCGTTTTTCCAGAGTAGTTCCAACCATAAAACAAATTGTGCTTATTAAAATCCGGAATCGTGCTTGCATCCCATTTAAAATCCTGAAACACTCCAAAATTTTTAATTTTATTGATTCTTTTTATCATATTTCGCTTAAAACTTCAGCGATTTTTTGCTCCATTATTCCAACCAATTTTTTATTTGCCTCAATAATTTTTTCCTGCTCTTCCATTTCAGAGACGAGATGCTTTTGGGTTTCAAGAGATAAAAGCGGGGTTTTTAGTTCCTCAATTTGTTTTTTACTGATTGAATCAAACACCGCACCGCCGCCGCCCTTAATTTCGGACTCAACTGATTTCAGGAAATGAAACAAAAACATTTGATTGATTTTATTCGCTCGTATTGAAGCCAAACCGCGACCAATACAAATTTTTTCCGTTGCTATATTAACTGGGCCAACCGGAGCCCTTACAGACATTAAAATATCGTCTTTTTCTGCGATTTTTGTTATTTTTGTTGTCCATATTCTTGCTTTTTCAAGATACTTTTCCGTAAATTCTGTTTTGCCTTGATAAAACGGCGTTCCTTTGCCTGCTTCATTATAATATTTTCCCTCTGGCGATTGTCCTGCAATTACTTCCGCAACCTCGCCCAACTTCACCCATTTAACATCTTTTATTTTTCTAATCTCTTGGCCAAAATAGCGTCTCTCTCTCTCTCTAAATTATCAATCACTGCTTTGGCGGCTTCAATGGCTTTTTGTTTGACTTCAATTTGCTCAACGATTTCTTTTTGGACTTCAAGGGGTGGAAGTGGGATTTTGAACGGCGATAATGACGCTCTTGTTATTTGCGGTTGAGCCGAGCCGGAAATTACACTTTTTAAATTTGTGTTTCTCAAAAAGTAAAAAAGGAAATTTTTATCCAAATTATCTTTTGGCTTTACGACCATTGCATTTCCAGTAATCCACGATTTTGACTCGGACATATTTACCGTTCCGCAGGTTGCACCGCGGCAAGTAATCAAAACTTCTGCGTCTTCGTGGTTATACCTGTCATAAAATCCAATCACGCCATTAGCGCCAAAAACTTTATACTTTCCTGTTTGTTTAATTTCTTTTGATGTGATTGTTTTTGGCTGATAAATTTCACAAACTTTGCCTAATTCCACCATTGGCCATTTTTGATTGGCAAAATTCACCAATTCCATATATCTGTCGCCCGAAAGATTGTAATCGCCACTTTCGGCAATTTTGTCTTTAACGACAAGATGGGCGATTTTTGCCTGTTCTGCGTTTAATACAAACTTTTTGCTATCTTTTAACGCCACTCTAAATTTTTTGATTGTTTCCAAAGCCAGAGGCAAATCATTTTTATCAATTTCCCGCCTTTGCGCGCCGAGACCATAACCGTCATTTTGAATTTTCAAAAACAAAATCTCTTTTGTTTTTTTAGCAAGCCCATTGTCAAAAAGTAAAATGCTGGTTTTTACTCCGGCGTAAGGATTGAAAACTCCGGCTGGCAGAGAAACAACCGCCAAAAGCCCGTCTTCAATCAGTAATTTTCGCAACGCTTTATATGCTGTCGCAGATTGAAAAATAATTCCTTCCGGCACGATAATGCCGGCCCTGCCGTTTGGCCGCAAGTGTTCCAAAATATAATCAACAAACAAAACTTCGGAGCGGTTGGCTTGCACGGAAAATCGTTTGTGCGGCCTAATTCCGCCACTTGGCGACATAAACGGCGGATTGGCAAGCATTACATCAAAATTTTCGTCCCATTTTTCCTCGCTGGAAAGCGTGTCGTATTCAAAAATGGTCGGACTTGGAAAACCGTGCAGATATAAGTTGACTTTGGAAAGTCGCACCATATCGGGCGAAATGTCGTAGCCGACAAAATGGTCCATCAAATTTTTTCGTTCGTCCGGCGTCAAAGATTTTTCTTTATTTTCTTTGAGAATATGTTTGAAAGCGGAAATTAAAAATCCAGCTGTTCCGCAAGCGGGATCGCAAATCGTTTCGCCTTTCTTCGGGTCAACCGCCGCCACAATAAAATCAATAATGTGTCGGGGCGTGCGAAATTGCCCGGCGTCGCCTTGCGAGCCGAGAATAGAAAGCAGATATTCAAAAGCGTCGCCTAAATCCTCGCTGTGTTCATAAGTGAAGCCGTTTATTTCTTTCAAAAACATGCTTAAGGTTTCCGGGCTTCGGTATGGCAAAAAAGCGTCTTTGAAAATATCTCGGAAAAGCTGGGGAATATGCGGATTGCGGGATAAAGAAGTAATCGCTTCAAGGTATAAATCAAGCCGCTCATGTCCGCCGAGCTTTGCGTCCATTAGTTTTGTCCACGCGTATTTTTGGTAGCCGCTGGTAAAAAACCGCGCCTTGCCGCCGAGTTCTTGCGCTTCTTTGTCCATGTCATCCATAAACTTATAAATCAACGCCGTGGTGATTTGTTCAACCTGCGCTTTTGGGTCCGGCACTTTGCCGACCAAAATTTGGCGGGCAGAATCAATTTTTCGTTTTGTTTCTTGAGTAAGCATATTTTATTTTAAGATAAAGGTAATAAATCTTTTACCAAATTCAGACAAATACATGTGCTCCGTTTCAAGAAATTCACTCTCACCATATTCCGTTATAACTTCTTTATCCGATGTTGTTGTAGTTAATCCT encodes:
- a CDS encoding restriction endonuclease subunit S — protein: MKDVKWVKLGEVAEVIAGQSPEGKYYNEAGKGTPFYQGKTEFTEKYLEKARIWTTKITKIAEKDDILMSVRAPVGPVNIATEKICIGRGLASIRANKINQMFLFHFLKSVESEIKGGGGAVFDSISKKQIEELKTPLLSLETQKHLVSEMEEQEKIIEANKKLVGIMEQKIAEVLSEI
- a CDS encoding N-6 DNA methylase, with translation MLTQETKRKIDSARQILVGKVPDPKAQVEQITTALIYKFMDDMDKEAQELGGKARFFTSGYQKYAWTKLMDAKLGGHERLDLYLEAITSLSRNPHIPQLFRDIFKDAFLPYRSPETLSMFLKEINGFTYEHSEDLGDAFEYLLSILGSQGDAGQFRTPRHIIDFIVAAVDPKKGETICDPACGTAGFLISAFKHILKENKEKSLTPDERKNLMDHFVGYDISPDMVRLSKVNLYLHGFPSPTIFEYDTLSSEEKWDENFDVMLANPPFMSPSGGIRPHKRFSVQANRSEVLFVDYILEHLRPNGRAGIIVPEGIIFQSATAYKALRKLLIEDGLLAVVSLPAGVFNPYAGVKTSILLFDNGLAKKTKEILFLKIQNDGYGLGAQRREIDKNDLPLALETIKKFRVALKDSKKFVLNAEQAKIAHLVVKDKIAESGDYNLSGDRYMELVNFANQKWPMVELGKVCEIYQPKTITSKEIKQTGKYKVFGANGVIGFYDRYNHEDAEVLITCRGATCGTVNMSESKSWITGNAMVVKPKDNLDKNFLFYFLRNTNLKSVISGSAQPQITRASLSPFKIPLPPLEVQKEIVEQIEVKQKAIEAAKAVIDNLERERDAILAKRLEK